Proteins encoded by one window of Chondromyces crocatus:
- a CDS encoding HAD family hydrolase, with protein MRPLADIPVETARALAGIVFDLDDTVLDHGALAEATYSALFRLRASGLRLIACTGRPAGWGQVIQRQWPLDATVVENGALALIPEPLPPPPRTAPSPSSSTSTKGTGTRIGMADPLDPAARRDRRAALLDLAEALVRDFPATALADDNGARVTDVTLDIGEHRQVPSADVERMRAIAHEQGVRTLVSSVHLHLTREVEDKATGVLRLLSRHFAEDPTGALRRYAFVGDSGNDGVAFAAFTTTFGVANVREHLGRMSVPPRFVASSPMGRGFVEIALQLVALRAA; from the coding sequence GTGAGACCTCTCGCCGACATCCCGGTCGAGACGGCGCGAGCCCTCGCCGGCATCGTCTTCGACCTGGATGACACGGTCCTCGATCACGGCGCCCTGGCGGAGGCCACCTACAGCGCACTCTTCCGACTCCGTGCGTCCGGGCTCCGGCTCATCGCGTGCACGGGCAGACCTGCAGGCTGGGGACAGGTCATCCAGCGTCAGTGGCCCCTCGACGCCACCGTGGTCGAGAACGGGGCCCTGGCGCTGATCCCGGAGCCGCTCCCACCCCCTCCTCGGACCGCTCCTTCTCCTTCTTCGTCGACTTCGACGAAGGGCACCGGCACCCGGATCGGCATGGCCGATCCGCTCGATCCAGCCGCGCGACGCGATCGGCGAGCTGCCCTGCTCGACCTTGCGGAGGCCCTCGTGCGTGATTTTCCCGCAACAGCCCTCGCCGACGACAATGGCGCCCGCGTGACGGACGTCACCTTGGACATCGGCGAACACCGCCAGGTCCCGTCAGCCGACGTGGAGCGCATGCGTGCCATCGCGCACGAGCAGGGCGTCCGGACCCTCGTGTCGAGCGTCCACCTCCACCTCACGCGCGAGGTCGAGGACAAAGCGACGGGCGTGCTCCGCCTTCTCTCTCGCCACTTCGCGGAAGACCCCACCGGCGCCCTGCGGCGGTACGCCTTCGTCGGTGACAGCGGAAACGATGGCGTGGCGTTCGCAGCGTTCACGACGACCTTCGGGGTCGCGAACGTGAGAGAGCATCTGGGGCGGATGTCGGTCCC
- a CDS encoding class I SAM-dependent rRNA methyltransferase — protein MPTVTLKPGHVRPVWSGHPWIFAQAIARIEGGAIAGDEVTVVDPQGNVLGRGLYTPGSAIPVRLYTRSDAPVDAALFRRRIEQAVAHRRDLGLPSRAQGHETDAYRLVHAEGDHLPGVIVDIFGDVAAVQLGTIGAKRREGVIFDALQATLAPKAILDRTPSAAARMEGFTPGSGVVRGDPTVDRLRFTERGLRYTIPFSLGQKTGFYLDQRPLRARVEQLAHGARVLDLYSFVGTFAMAAARGGAREVVAIDESAVALEIAAECARENGLFERISFTRDDARKAVARASKEPFDLVICDPPKLAATRAMKEGALPAYRALAAAACRATRPGGVLIMCSCSGAVGLDDLTRALALGARDARMQATVFDRHYQGADHPVPAAFPEGLYLKSLIARIETL, from the coding sequence ATGCCCACCGTCACCCTGAAACCCGGCCATGTGCGACCCGTCTGGTCAGGCCACCCCTGGATTTTCGCGCAAGCCATCGCTCGCATCGAAGGAGGCGCGATTGCGGGCGACGAGGTAACCGTCGTGGACCCCCAGGGAAATGTGCTGGGGCGCGGGCTCTACACCCCGGGCTCGGCCATTCCGGTCCGCCTGTACACCCGGTCGGACGCGCCCGTGGATGCTGCACTCTTCCGACGCCGCATCGAGCAGGCGGTCGCTCATCGACGTGATCTGGGCCTCCCGAGCCGAGCTCAGGGCCATGAGACCGACGCATATCGCCTGGTTCACGCCGAAGGAGATCATCTGCCGGGCGTCATCGTGGACATCTTCGGGGATGTGGCAGCGGTGCAGCTCGGCACCATCGGCGCCAAACGGCGGGAGGGCGTCATCTTCGACGCGCTTCAGGCCACCCTCGCTCCCAAGGCGATCCTCGATCGCACCCCGTCCGCGGCGGCGCGGATGGAAGGCTTCACCCCCGGGAGCGGCGTGGTGCGTGGCGACCCGACCGTGGATCGGCTCCGCTTCACCGAGCGCGGCCTTCGGTACACCATCCCCTTCTCCCTCGGTCAGAAGACCGGATTCTATCTCGACCAGCGCCCCCTCCGGGCGCGTGTCGAGCAGCTGGCCCATGGCGCCCGCGTCCTCGACCTCTACTCCTTCGTCGGGACCTTCGCGATGGCGGCGGCGCGGGGCGGGGCGCGCGAGGTCGTCGCCATCGACGAGAGCGCGGTCGCCCTGGAGATCGCTGCCGAGTGCGCGCGAGAAAACGGCCTGTTCGAGCGCATCTCGTTCACGCGCGACGACGCGCGCAAGGCTGTGGCGCGCGCTTCCAAGGAGCCCTTCGACCTCGTCATCTGCGATCCGCCGAAGCTGGCGGCCACCCGCGCCATGAAGGAGGGCGCCCTCCCCGCGTACCGAGCGCTTGCGGCGGCCGCCTGCCGCGCCACCCGGCCTGGGGGCGTGCTCATCATGTGCTCCTGCTCGGGGGCCGTCGGCCTCGACGATCTGACCCGCGCGCTCGCCCTGGGCGCTCGGGACGCCCGCATGCAGGCCACCGTGTTCGATCGCCACTACCAGGGAGCCGATCACCCCGTCCCAGCCGCCTTCCCCGAGGGCCTCTACCTGAAGAGCCTCATCGCGCGGATCGAGACCTTGTGA
- a CDS encoding HU family DNA-binding protein — translation MPGNKLTKAQLIVTLAESTGLDKKSVSGVIDALAELVKKQLGAEGPGEITVPGIAKFKAKEVPATQDREGVNPFTKQPMTIKGKPASRKVRVTPVKALKE, via the coding sequence ATGCCCGGGAACAAGTTGACCAAGGCGCAGCTGATCGTCACTCTCGCCGAGTCCACCGGCCTCGACAAGAAGTCCGTGAGCGGTGTCATCGATGCCCTCGCTGAGCTGGTAAAGAAGCAGCTAGGCGCCGAGGGGCCTGGTGAGATCACCGTTCCGGGGATCGCCAAGTTCAAGGCAAAGGAAGTCCCTGCGACGCAGGATCGGGAGGGCGTGAACCCCTTCACCAAGCAGCCGATGACCATCAAGGGCAAGCCGGCGAGCCGCAAGGTTCGCGTCACGCCCGTGAAGGCCCTCAAAGAGTAA
- the ybeY gene encoding rRNA maturation RNase YbeY, which produces MTTQGGPFEGPSAATLRRRAEKMISHLALQGVELSIALVDDATIHTLNRDYRHKDKPTDVLAFPLDEKVSAATGGRRLLGDVIVSVDTARRQAGQRRRPLLDEMTMLLGHGLLHLLGYDHQTDEQEREMTALTVELEVAAAQRRKATRAGPLTVRRGRRGG; this is translated from the coding sequence GTGACGACGCAAGGAGGTCCGTTCGAGGGGCCTTCCGCGGCCACCCTGCGTCGTCGTGCGGAGAAGATGATCTCTCATCTCGCGCTGCAGGGAGTGGAGCTGTCGATCGCGCTCGTGGATGATGCCACCATTCACACGCTGAACAGAGATTACCGCCACAAGGACAAGCCGACCGACGTCCTGGCGTTCCCGCTCGACGAGAAAGTCAGCGCGGCCACGGGAGGTCGCCGGCTTCTCGGCGACGTCATCGTGTCCGTGGACACCGCACGCCGGCAGGCGGGGCAGCGGCGACGACCGCTGCTCGACGAGATGACCATGCTCCTTGGGCACGGCCTCCTCCACCTCCTCGGCTACGACCACCAGACCGACGAGCAAGAGCGCGAGATGACTGCCCTTACCGTCGAGCTGGAGGTTGCTGCCGCTCAGCGCCGAAAGGCGACCCGAGCCGGGCCTCTCACAGTGCGTCGCGGACGACGCGGCGGATAG
- the fsa gene encoding fructose-6-phosphate aldolase, giving the protein MKIFIDSGDLAEIKEAQSMGLIDGVTTNPSLLAKAGKSTRDAITEIAEVVDGPISAEVIGVKADEILREGRELAAIHKNVVVKVPLIEEGLKAVRVFTNEGIRTNVTLCFSPSQALLAAKAGASYISPFVGRVDDISGDGIELVGQIVQIYRTYGFETQVLAASIRHPLHFVQAAMLGAHVSTLPLKVIKQLLKHPLTESGLEQFLADAKKIPTGSARS; this is encoded by the coding sequence ATGAAGATTTTCATCGATTCGGGAGACCTGGCGGAGATCAAGGAAGCGCAGTCGATGGGCCTCATCGATGGCGTCACCACCAACCCCTCGCTGCTCGCGAAAGCGGGCAAGTCGACCCGCGATGCGATCACGGAGATCGCTGAGGTCGTCGACGGACCGATCTCGGCGGAGGTGATCGGGGTGAAGGCCGACGAGATCCTCCGAGAGGGGCGCGAACTCGCTGCGATTCACAAGAACGTGGTGGTCAAGGTCCCCCTCATCGAAGAAGGCCTCAAGGCCGTGCGCGTCTTCACGAACGAGGGGATCCGTACCAACGTGACCCTCTGCTTCTCCCCCTCCCAAGCCCTGCTCGCGGCGAAGGCAGGAGCGTCGTACATCTCGCCGTTCGTGGGGCGGGTCGACGACATCTCGGGGGACGGCATCGAGCTGGTCGGCCAGATCGTACAGATCTATCGGACCTACGGCTTCGAGACGCAGGTGCTGGCCGCGAGCATCCGGCACCCCTTGCACTTCGTTCAGGCGGCGATGCTCGGGGCTCATGTGTCGACGCTGCCGCTCAAGGTCATCAAGCAGCTGCTCAAGCACCCTCTGACGGAGAGTGGGCTCGAGCAGTTCCTGGCTGACGCGAAGAAGATCCCCACCGGCTCCGCGCGCTCCTAG
- a CDS encoding SEC-C metal-binding domain-containing protein, with protein MASVVELIRPDVGYLLGMFANDPVMPVDKEGNRREITREDFAKVERFVELENLQRELYTRWGVKLDIEDREDDVLGIYDECAERVPLSLTEQRERLLDLIDRILGAMVEDSCPPRKPPEDWDWGGIFQGFREHFGVELPDEIADTGDPEALARTLYERAEQLYEKREKEIGVELSLRIFRHLYLEELDKSWVDHLTDMDHLRDGIGLRGYGQKDPKQEYKKEGYNLFVNMVARVSSNVITKLFAVSVRRAEEEERRIEAEEAAWHEEEMRGAVAKHEEHMPIGAQQQPPPEPELPAVTAEMDCPCGSGKPFSRCHGAEDEATA; from the coding sequence ATGGCGTCCGTCGTCGAGCTGATCCGTCCCGACGTCGGTTACCTCCTCGGGATGTTCGCCAACGATCCCGTCATGCCGGTGGACAAGGAGGGAAATCGTCGCGAGATCACGCGCGAGGACTTCGCGAAGGTGGAGCGCTTCGTCGAGCTCGAGAACCTCCAGCGCGAGCTGTACACCCGCTGGGGCGTGAAGCTCGACATCGAGGATCGCGAGGACGACGTGCTCGGCATCTACGACGAGTGCGCGGAGCGCGTCCCCTTGTCGCTCACCGAGCAGCGGGAGCGGTTGCTCGATCTCATCGATCGGATCCTTGGTGCGATGGTGGAGGACTCCTGTCCGCCACGCAAGCCGCCGGAGGATTGGGACTGGGGTGGGATCTTTCAGGGATTCCGTGAGCATTTCGGCGTCGAGCTGCCGGACGAGATCGCAGACACCGGCGACCCCGAGGCGCTGGCGCGGACCCTCTACGAGCGCGCGGAGCAGCTCTACGAGAAGCGCGAGAAGGAGATCGGGGTGGAGCTATCGCTCCGGATCTTCCGCCACCTGTACCTGGAGGAGCTCGACAAGTCGTGGGTCGATCACCTCACCGACATGGACCACCTGCGTGACGGGATCGGCCTCCGGGGCTACGGACAGAAGGATCCGAAGCAGGAGTACAAGAAGGAGGGCTACAACCTCTTCGTCAACATGGTGGCCCGTGTGTCCTCGAACGTCATCACCAAGCTCTTTGCGGTGAGCGTACGGCGAGCCGAGGAAGAGGAGCGCCGCATCGAAGCCGAAGAGGCGGCGTGGCACGAGGAGGAGATGCGGGGCGCCGTGGCGAAGCACGAAGAGCACATGCCCATCGGTGCGCAGCAGCAACCGCCTCCCGAGCCTGAGCTGCCTGCCGTGACGGCAGAGATGGACTGCCCCTGCGGCAGTGGAAAGCCGTTCTCTCGCTGCCACGGCGCAGAGGACGAGGCGACGGCGTAA